One Phaseolus vulgaris cultivar G19833 chromosome 11, P. vulgaris v2.0, whole genome shotgun sequence genomic window carries:
- the LOC137821703 gene encoding glutamate receptor 3.4-like isoform X3: MVMGKTLFLLVLCLWIPLEVMGRKEPSSATSVNSIVSSRPKVVKFGALFPVDSVIGRSALPAILAAVKDVNSSTSILPGIDLQVILHSTNCSAFLGTMEALQLMENDVVAVVGPLSSGIAHIISHVVNELHVPLLSFGATDPTLSSLQYPYFIRTTQNDYFQMYAVSAFINYHRWREVIAIYVDDDNGRNGISVLGDALSKKRGKISYKAAFSPGASESDISDLLNEVNMMESRVYVLHVNPDTGLAIFSIAKKLRMTGSGYVWISTDWLPSVLDSLESPDPGTMDLLQGIVAFRHYIPDTDPKNNLLSRLKSQRVNETVSFNSYAFYAYDSVWLAARALDAYLNEGGNISFSNDPKFQDTNGSMLHLESLRTFDGGPQFLQTVLGMNFTGVSGQIVFDMDKNLLHPAYEILNIGGSGSRRIGYWSNHSGLSVIAPETLYLKKPSNTSLHSVIWPGEVTATPRGWVFPNNGQALRIAVPNRVSYKDFVSKDKNPPGVQGYCIDVFEAAIKLLPYPVPRKYMLFGNGKRNPSYNDLVEQVAQNNFDAVVGDVTIVTNRTRILDFTQPFLPSGLVVVVPFEEQKSSPWSFLEPFTTEMWCVTGAFFLFVGSVVWILEHRLNPDFRGSPRKQLITVFWGEHCEWTWTIGANHMALCGADHKFKLHS; encoded by the exons ATGGTTATGGGGAAAACATTGTTCCTCTTGGTTTTGTGCTTGTGGATTCCCTTGGAAGTGATGGGGAGGAAAGAACCTTCCTCAGCTACCAGTGTGAATTCCATTGTTTCTTCAAGGCCGAAGGTTGTGAAATTTGGAGCCCTCTTCCCTGTGGATTCTGTCATTGGAAGATCTGCTTTACCTGCAATTTTGGCTGCTGTTAAAGATGTTAATTCTAGCACGAGCATTCTCCCTGGCATTGACCTGCAAGTTATTTTGCACAGTACAAATTGCAGTGCGTTTCTTGGAACAATGGAAG CTCTGCAGTTGATGGAGAATGATGTGGTTGCTGTTGTTGGTCCGCTATCATCTGGAATAGCTCATATAATCTCTCATGTTGTTAATGAACTCCATGTACCTCTTCTGTCGTTTGGGGCAACTGACCCCACTCTATCTTCTCTACAATACCCATATTTTATCCGCACTACTCAGAACGATTATTTTCAGATGTATGCAGTTTCAGCATTTATTAATTATCACAGATGGAGGGAGGTAATTGCCATCTATGTAGATGATGACAATGGAAGGAATGGAATTTCTGTATTGGGTGATGCACTGTCAAAGAAACGTGGCAAGATCTCTTACAAGGCTGCTTTTTCTCCCGGGGCCTCAGAAAGTGATATCAGTGACTTGTTAAATGAAGTGAATATGATGGAATCCCGAGTCTATGTTCTGCATGTGAATCCTGATACTGGTTTAGCAATCTTCTCTATTGCCAAGAAGCTCAGAATGACGGGCAGTGGCTATGTTTGGATTTCAACAGATTGGCTTCCTTCAGTGCTGGATTCGTTAGAGTCACCTGATCCTGGCACAATGGATCTCTTACAAGGGATCGTGGCTTTTCGTCATTACATTCCTGATACTGATCCCAAGAATAATCTTCTCTCCAGGTTGAAAAGCCAAAGAGTCAACGAGACTGTAAGCTTCAATTCTTATGCATTTTATGCTTATGATTCTGTTTGGTTAGCAGCTCGTGCTCTTGATGCTTATCTCAACGAAGGTGGAAATATATCTTTTTCTAATGACCCTAAGTTTCAAGACACAAATGGAAGCATGTTGCATTTAGAGTCACTTCGTACCTTTGATGGTGGTCCACAGTTTCTCCAGACAGTTTTGGGAATGAACTTCACTGGTGTGAGTGGTCAAATTGTGTTTGACATGGACAAGAATTTACTTCATCCAGCATATGAAATTCTCAATATTGGTGGTAGTGGATCCCGTAGAATTGGTTATTGGTCTAATCATTCTGGTTTATCAGTTATAGCTCCTGAAACTTTATATCTGAAAAAGCCGTCAAACACATCTTTGCATAGTGTGATATGGCCTGGAGAGGTTACAGCTACACCAAGGGGGTGGGTATTTCCGAACAATGGACAGGCACTTAGGATAGCAGTTCCTAACCGAGTAAGCTACAAGGACTTTGTTTCTAAGGACAAGAACCCACCAGGGGTACAAGGCTATTGCATTGACGTCTTTGAAGCAGCCATAAAATTGTTGCCTTACCCTGTCCCACGAAAATACATGTTATTTGGAAATGGTAAAAGGAATCCTAGCTACAACGACCTTGTGGAACAAGTTGCACAAAAT AACTTTGATGCAGTTGTTGGAGATGTTACAATAGTCACAAATAGGACAAGGATTCTGGATTTTACTCAACCTTTCTTGCCATCAgggcttgttgttgttgttcctTTTGAGGAGCAGAAGTCAAGCCCTTGGTCTTTCCTTGAGCCATTCACTACTGAAATGTGGTGTGTCACTGgtgctttttttctttttgttggaAGTGTTGTATGGATTCTTGAGCACCGGCTCAATCCTGACTTCCGGGGTTCACCGAGGAAACAACTTATAACAGTGTTTTG GGGAGAACACTGTGAGTGGACTTGGACGATTGGTGCTAATCATATGGCTCTTTGTGGTGCTGATCATAAATTCAAGCTACACAGCTAG
- the LOC137821703 gene encoding glutamate receptor 3.4-like isoform X1, with protein sequence MVMGKTLFLLVLCLWIPLEVMGRKEPSSATSVNSIVSSRPKVVKFGALFPVDSVIGRSALPAILAAVKDVNSSTSILPGIDLQVILHSTNCSAFLGTMEALQLMENDVVAVVGPLSSGIAHIISHVVNELHVPLLSFGATDPTLSSLQYPYFIRTTQNDYFQMYAVSAFINYHRWREVIAIYVDDDNGRNGISVLGDALSKKRGKISYKAAFSPGASESDISDLLNEVNMMESRVYVLHVNPDTGLAIFSIAKKLRMTGSGYVWISTDWLPSVLDSLESPDPGTMDLLQGIVAFRHYIPDTDPKNNLLSRLKSQRVNETVSFNSYAFYAYDSVWLAARALDAYLNEGGNISFSNDPKFQDTNGSMLHLESLRTFDGGPQFLQTVLGMNFTGVSGQIVFDMDKNLLHPAYEILNIGGSGSRRIGYWSNHSGLSVIAPETLYLKKPSNTSLHSVIWPGEVTATPRGWVFPNNGQALRIAVPNRVSYKDFVSKDKNPPGVQGYCIDVFEAAIKLLPYPVPRKYMLFGNGKRNPSYNDLVEQVAQNNFDAVVGDVTIVTNRTRILDFTQPFLPSGLVVVVPFEEQKSSPWSFLEPFTTEMWCVTGAFFLFVGSVVWILEHRLNPDFRGSPRKQLITVFWFSFSTMFFSHRENTVSGLGRLVLIIWLFVVLIINSSYTASLTSILTVQQLSSQIVGIDSLISSTEPIGIQDGSFARKYLVDDLHIAESRIVTLKNMEDYINALQRGPKAGGVVAVVDELPYIEVLMSSSHCKFRIVGQEFTKSGWGFAFQRDSPLAVDLSTAILQLSESGDLQRIHDKWLNTKECTTVEVDSNKLALTSFWGLFLICGIAFFIALVIFFARIFCQYNKFIPESEKTDKEIQPVRRSRRPSRTPSLKKLMVFVDKREAEVKEILRENKKRRHSQSLDDHSVPSAI encoded by the exons ATGGTTATGGGGAAAACATTGTTCCTCTTGGTTTTGTGCTTGTGGATTCCCTTGGAAGTGATGGGGAGGAAAGAACCTTCCTCAGCTACCAGTGTGAATTCCATTGTTTCTTCAAGGCCGAAGGTTGTGAAATTTGGAGCCCTCTTCCCTGTGGATTCTGTCATTGGAAGATCTGCTTTACCTGCAATTTTGGCTGCTGTTAAAGATGTTAATTCTAGCACGAGCATTCTCCCTGGCATTGACCTGCAAGTTATTTTGCACAGTACAAATTGCAGTGCGTTTCTTGGAACAATGGAAG CTCTGCAGTTGATGGAGAATGATGTGGTTGCTGTTGTTGGTCCGCTATCATCTGGAATAGCTCATATAATCTCTCATGTTGTTAATGAACTCCATGTACCTCTTCTGTCGTTTGGGGCAACTGACCCCACTCTATCTTCTCTACAATACCCATATTTTATCCGCACTACTCAGAACGATTATTTTCAGATGTATGCAGTTTCAGCATTTATTAATTATCACAGATGGAGGGAGGTAATTGCCATCTATGTAGATGATGACAATGGAAGGAATGGAATTTCTGTATTGGGTGATGCACTGTCAAAGAAACGTGGCAAGATCTCTTACAAGGCTGCTTTTTCTCCCGGGGCCTCAGAAAGTGATATCAGTGACTTGTTAAATGAAGTGAATATGATGGAATCCCGAGTCTATGTTCTGCATGTGAATCCTGATACTGGTTTAGCAATCTTCTCTATTGCCAAGAAGCTCAGAATGACGGGCAGTGGCTATGTTTGGATTTCAACAGATTGGCTTCCTTCAGTGCTGGATTCGTTAGAGTCACCTGATCCTGGCACAATGGATCTCTTACAAGGGATCGTGGCTTTTCGTCATTACATTCCTGATACTGATCCCAAGAATAATCTTCTCTCCAGGTTGAAAAGCCAAAGAGTCAACGAGACTGTAAGCTTCAATTCTTATGCATTTTATGCTTATGATTCTGTTTGGTTAGCAGCTCGTGCTCTTGATGCTTATCTCAACGAAGGTGGAAATATATCTTTTTCTAATGACCCTAAGTTTCAAGACACAAATGGAAGCATGTTGCATTTAGAGTCACTTCGTACCTTTGATGGTGGTCCACAGTTTCTCCAGACAGTTTTGGGAATGAACTTCACTGGTGTGAGTGGTCAAATTGTGTTTGACATGGACAAGAATTTACTTCATCCAGCATATGAAATTCTCAATATTGGTGGTAGTGGATCCCGTAGAATTGGTTATTGGTCTAATCATTCTGGTTTATCAGTTATAGCTCCTGAAACTTTATATCTGAAAAAGCCGTCAAACACATCTTTGCATAGTGTGATATGGCCTGGAGAGGTTACAGCTACACCAAGGGGGTGGGTATTTCCGAACAATGGACAGGCACTTAGGATAGCAGTTCCTAACCGAGTAAGCTACAAGGACTTTGTTTCTAAGGACAAGAACCCACCAGGGGTACAAGGCTATTGCATTGACGTCTTTGAAGCAGCCATAAAATTGTTGCCTTACCCTGTCCCACGAAAATACATGTTATTTGGAAATGGTAAAAGGAATCCTAGCTACAACGACCTTGTGGAACAAGTTGCACAAAAT AACTTTGATGCAGTTGTTGGAGATGTTACAATAGTCACAAATAGGACAAGGATTCTGGATTTTACTCAACCTTTCTTGCCATCAgggcttgttgttgttgttcctTTTGAGGAGCAGAAGTCAAGCCCTTGGTCTTTCCTTGAGCCATTCACTACTGAAATGTGGTGTGTCACTGgtgctttttttctttttgttggaAGTGTTGTATGGATTCTTGAGCACCGGCTCAATCCTGACTTCCGGGGTTCACCGAGGAAACAACTTATAACAGTGTTTTG GTTTAGTTTCTCAACAATGTTTTTCTCTCACA GGGAGAACACTGTGAGTGGACTTGGACGATTGGTGCTAATCATATGGCTCTTTGTGGTGCTGATCATAAATTCAAGCTACACAGCTAGCTTGACCTCTATCCTCACTGTGCAACAACTGTCATCTCAAATTGTAGGAATTGACAGCTTGATCTCAAGTACTGAACCGATTGGAATTCAAGATGGTTCATTTGCACGGAAGTATCTTGTAGATGACCTCCATATAGCTGAATCTAGAATAGTTACGTTGAAAAACATGGAGGATTATATTAATGCCCTTCAGCGAGGCCCTAAAGCTGGAGGGGTTGTGGCAGTTGTTGATGAGCTTCCTTACATTGAGGTCTTGATGTCCAGCAGTCACTGTAAGTTCAGAATTGTTGGCCAGGAGTTCACTAAAAGTGGCTGGGGATTT GCATTCCAGAGGGACTCTCCCCTTGCTGTTGACTTGTCAACAGCCATTCTTCAACTTTCTGAGAGTGGTGACCTGCAAAGGATTCATGACAAATGGCTTAATACAAAGGAGTGTACAACCGTTGAAGTTGATTCAAACAAACTAGCTCTGACAAGCTTCTGGGGCCTCTTTCTTATATGTGGCATTGCATTTTTCATTGCCCTGGTTATTTTCTTTGCTAGAATCTTCTGTCAATATAACAAATTCATCCCAGAGTCTGAAAAAACTGATAAGGAAATTCAACCAGTTAGGCGTTCTAGACGTCCAAGCAGAACTCCTAGCCTGAAGAAGTTGATGGTATTTGTAGATAAAAGGGAAGCAGAAGTCAAAGAGATACTTAGGGAAAACAAAAAAAGGAGACACAGCCAAAGCTTGGATGATCATTCTGTTCCATCAGCCATCTAG
- the LOC137821703 gene encoding glutamate receptor 3.4-like isoform X2: MLILARAFSLALTCKLFCTVQIAVRFLEQWKLMENDVVAVVGPLSSGIAHIISHVVNELHVPLLSFGATDPTLSSLQYPYFIRTTQNDYFQMYAVSAFINYHRWREVIAIYVDDDNGRNGISVLGDALSKKRGKISYKAAFSPGASESDISDLLNEVNMMESRVYVLHVNPDTGLAIFSIAKKLRMTGSGYVWISTDWLPSVLDSLESPDPGTMDLLQGIVAFRHYIPDTDPKNNLLSRLKSQRVNETVSFNSYAFYAYDSVWLAARALDAYLNEGGNISFSNDPKFQDTNGSMLHLESLRTFDGGPQFLQTVLGMNFTGVSGQIVFDMDKNLLHPAYEILNIGGSGSRRIGYWSNHSGLSVIAPETLYLKKPSNTSLHSVIWPGEVTATPRGWVFPNNGQALRIAVPNRVSYKDFVSKDKNPPGVQGYCIDVFEAAIKLLPYPVPRKYMLFGNGKRNPSYNDLVEQVAQNNFDAVVGDVTIVTNRTRILDFTQPFLPSGLVVVVPFEEQKSSPWSFLEPFTTEMWCVTGAFFLFVGSVVWILEHRLNPDFRGSPRKQLITVFWFSFSTMFFSHRENTVSGLGRLVLIIWLFVVLIINSSYTASLTSILTVQQLSSQIVGIDSLISSTEPIGIQDGSFARKYLVDDLHIAESRIVTLKNMEDYINALQRGPKAGGVVAVVDELPYIEVLMSSSHCKFRIVGQEFTKSGWGFAFQRDSPLAVDLSTAILQLSESGDLQRIHDKWLNTKECTTVEVDSNKLALTSFWGLFLICGIAFFIALVIFFARIFCQYNKFIPESEKTDKEIQPVRRSRRPSRTPSLKKLMVFVDKREAEVKEILRENKKRRHSQSLDDHSVPSAI, encoded by the exons ATGTTAATTCTAGCACGAGCATTCTCCCTGGCATTGACCTGCAAGTTATTTTGCACAGTACAAATTGCAGTGCGTTTCTTGGAACAATGGAAG TTGATGGAGAATGATGTGGTTGCTGTTGTTGGTCCGCTATCATCTGGAATAGCTCATATAATCTCTCATGTTGTTAATGAACTCCATGTACCTCTTCTGTCGTTTGGGGCAACTGACCCCACTCTATCTTCTCTACAATACCCATATTTTATCCGCACTACTCAGAACGATTATTTTCAGATGTATGCAGTTTCAGCATTTATTAATTATCACAGATGGAGGGAGGTAATTGCCATCTATGTAGATGATGACAATGGAAGGAATGGAATTTCTGTATTGGGTGATGCACTGTCAAAGAAACGTGGCAAGATCTCTTACAAGGCTGCTTTTTCTCCCGGGGCCTCAGAAAGTGATATCAGTGACTTGTTAAATGAAGTGAATATGATGGAATCCCGAGTCTATGTTCTGCATGTGAATCCTGATACTGGTTTAGCAATCTTCTCTATTGCCAAGAAGCTCAGAATGACGGGCAGTGGCTATGTTTGGATTTCAACAGATTGGCTTCCTTCAGTGCTGGATTCGTTAGAGTCACCTGATCCTGGCACAATGGATCTCTTACAAGGGATCGTGGCTTTTCGTCATTACATTCCTGATACTGATCCCAAGAATAATCTTCTCTCCAGGTTGAAAAGCCAAAGAGTCAACGAGACTGTAAGCTTCAATTCTTATGCATTTTATGCTTATGATTCTGTTTGGTTAGCAGCTCGTGCTCTTGATGCTTATCTCAACGAAGGTGGAAATATATCTTTTTCTAATGACCCTAAGTTTCAAGACACAAATGGAAGCATGTTGCATTTAGAGTCACTTCGTACCTTTGATGGTGGTCCACAGTTTCTCCAGACAGTTTTGGGAATGAACTTCACTGGTGTGAGTGGTCAAATTGTGTTTGACATGGACAAGAATTTACTTCATCCAGCATATGAAATTCTCAATATTGGTGGTAGTGGATCCCGTAGAATTGGTTATTGGTCTAATCATTCTGGTTTATCAGTTATAGCTCCTGAAACTTTATATCTGAAAAAGCCGTCAAACACATCTTTGCATAGTGTGATATGGCCTGGAGAGGTTACAGCTACACCAAGGGGGTGGGTATTTCCGAACAATGGACAGGCACTTAGGATAGCAGTTCCTAACCGAGTAAGCTACAAGGACTTTGTTTCTAAGGACAAGAACCCACCAGGGGTACAAGGCTATTGCATTGACGTCTTTGAAGCAGCCATAAAATTGTTGCCTTACCCTGTCCCACGAAAATACATGTTATTTGGAAATGGTAAAAGGAATCCTAGCTACAACGACCTTGTGGAACAAGTTGCACAAAAT AACTTTGATGCAGTTGTTGGAGATGTTACAATAGTCACAAATAGGACAAGGATTCTGGATTTTACTCAACCTTTCTTGCCATCAgggcttgttgttgttgttcctTTTGAGGAGCAGAAGTCAAGCCCTTGGTCTTTCCTTGAGCCATTCACTACTGAAATGTGGTGTGTCACTGgtgctttttttctttttgttggaAGTGTTGTATGGATTCTTGAGCACCGGCTCAATCCTGACTTCCGGGGTTCACCGAGGAAACAACTTATAACAGTGTTTTG GTTTAGTTTCTCAACAATGTTTTTCTCTCACA GGGAGAACACTGTGAGTGGACTTGGACGATTGGTGCTAATCATATGGCTCTTTGTGGTGCTGATCATAAATTCAAGCTACACAGCTAGCTTGACCTCTATCCTCACTGTGCAACAACTGTCATCTCAAATTGTAGGAATTGACAGCTTGATCTCAAGTACTGAACCGATTGGAATTCAAGATGGTTCATTTGCACGGAAGTATCTTGTAGATGACCTCCATATAGCTGAATCTAGAATAGTTACGTTGAAAAACATGGAGGATTATATTAATGCCCTTCAGCGAGGCCCTAAAGCTGGAGGGGTTGTGGCAGTTGTTGATGAGCTTCCTTACATTGAGGTCTTGATGTCCAGCAGTCACTGTAAGTTCAGAATTGTTGGCCAGGAGTTCACTAAAAGTGGCTGGGGATTT GCATTCCAGAGGGACTCTCCCCTTGCTGTTGACTTGTCAACAGCCATTCTTCAACTTTCTGAGAGTGGTGACCTGCAAAGGATTCATGACAAATGGCTTAATACAAAGGAGTGTACAACCGTTGAAGTTGATTCAAACAAACTAGCTCTGACAAGCTTCTGGGGCCTCTTTCTTATATGTGGCATTGCATTTTTCATTGCCCTGGTTATTTTCTTTGCTAGAATCTTCTGTCAATATAACAAATTCATCCCAGAGTCTGAAAAAACTGATAAGGAAATTCAACCAGTTAGGCGTTCTAGACGTCCAAGCAGAACTCCTAGCCTGAAGAAGTTGATGGTATTTGTAGATAAAAGGGAAGCAGAAGTCAAAGAGATACTTAGGGAAAACAAAAAAAGGAGACACAGCCAAAGCTTGGATGATCATTCTGTTCCATCAGCCATCTAG